The Streptomyces sp. V3I7 genome segment TCCGGCCTTGTCGTGGGTGACCAGTTCGGTCACGTTGTCACATTCGGGTGTCGCGTATTCCGGATGTGAGCCCACGTCGAGATAGAGCCGGGCGCCGTTCCGCAGAAAGACATTGCTGCTACGGCCCCATGACACGACACGGCGGAAGAGGTACCGCGCCACCTCGTCAGGCGACAGGCGGCGCTGTCCCCTGAACGTGCACGTGACGCCGTACTCGTTCTCCAGCCCGAAAATGCGGCGGTCCATGAGTGAACATTACGCCCGATCCCCTGAGCTGAAACGGGGTTCGACAGCACGATTTGGATCATTTTCCGATGAAGCCGCAACGACCGCGCCCGCGGCGGGAGCTGCGAGGACCCGTCCGGTGCCCAGTAGCACCAGCAGCGAGACGGCCCCCGCGACGGCCGGCACGGCGAAGCCCCACAGGGCACCGCCCGCCTCGACGACCGGGCCCGCGACGGCCGCGCCGGCCGACGTGCCCACGGTGAACGTCGTCACCAGCCAGGAGAACGCCTCGGTGACCGTGCCCTTCGGCGCGTGCCGGTCCACGATCACGAACGCGCAGGCGATGCACGGCGCCAGGAACACCCCCGACAACGCCGTGAGCAGCACCATCGCCACCGCACCCGGCATCAGCGGCAGGGGCAGGTAGAACACCGCCAGCAGCCCCACCAGCGCCCGCAGCCGCCGCTCCGGTGCGCCGCTCCACTGCCGCGCCCCGTAGACGGTGCCGCCCACCAGCGCGCCGAGGCCCAGCGCCGCCATCAGCCAGCCGTACACCAGGCCCCCGCCGTGACTGTCGGCGTAGGGCACCGAGGCGACGGTGATGGAGCCGAGCGCGACGCCCACGAACAGGAACGAGGCGAGCAGCACCAGCAGGCCCGGCGACCTCAGGGCGCCCAGCCAGTGCGCCTCGCGCGGCGCCGAGCGCCAGGCGCGCGAGGGCGGCGAGACCACCACGGAGAGCGCCCCCAGCACGCCGAGGAGCTGGAGGATCAGCAGTGCGGCCCGCTCCGACCACAGCGACACGCACAGGGTCACCAGCAGCGGGCCGACGGTGAACATCACCTCCTGCGCGATCGCGTCCATGGCGTACGCCGTGTGCACCTGGTCCTCGCGGCGCAGCACCGAGGGCCACAGCGCCCGCAGGCCGCCCTCCAGCGGCGGCGTGAACAGCCCCGCGACCGCGACGGCGGCGTACGCGAGCGGCAGCGGGTCGGTGCCCGAGAAGGCGAAGACGGTCATCGCGAGCGCCGAGAGGACCGCGGCGGGCAGCTGCACCCGCGGCTGCCCGTACATGTCCACCAGGCGTCCGAGCACGGGCTGTCCGGCGGCGTTGGCGATGCCGTACACCGCGGCGAGCGCGCCGGCCAGGGCGTACGTGCCGCCCTCGGCGCGGACGAAGAGCATCAGCGCGATCGCGGCCGTGGCGTTCGGCAGCCGGCCCACCAGCGTGCCCGTGAGCAACCGTGCCGCGTGTCTCGCCTTGAGGATCTCCAGGTACCCCGCGGCCATCAGTCCTCTGTCCTCCACCGGCTCGCCCGTGGCACTCACCGGCCTCGGAGCATCGCGTAGTTTTACGTATAACGTCAGTGGTCATACGTACCATGTGCGCTGTTCAGCAGTCCAGCCGCGTTCAGCGGTCCAGCCGCGCACCAGCCAGACGAAGGAGCACCCCCACGGTGGCACGCAGCACCACGCGCCCGACGAGCCGTGACGTCGCCCAGGCCGCCGGGGTCTCCCAGGCGGCCGTCTCCCTCGTCCTCGGCGACAAGTGGCGCGGCCGCGTCGCCGAGACCACCGCCCAGCGCGTCCGGCAGGCCGCCCAGGACCTCGGCTACCGGCCCAACCTGGCCGCCCGCAACCTGCGCCTCGGCCACACCCGCACCGTCCTGCTCGTCGTCCCCGCCCTCACCACCGAGTTCTTCGCCGGCGTCTACACCGGCGCGGCCCGCGTCGCCGGCCGGCACGGCTTCGGCGTGGTCCTCTACCCCTCCCCCGCGGGCGTCGGCCCCGCCCGCAGCCCCTTCGGCTCCGCCCAGGCCGCCCTCGACGGCGTCATCGCCTCCTCCATGGCCGCCGACGCCCTCACCGCCATCCGCGGCGACCAGCTCCCCCTGGTCATGCTCGACAGCGACCCCGCCGGCAGCCTGGGCGCGGCCACGGTGAACCTCGACATCGCCGACGGTGTCCGCCAGGTCGCCGGCCATCTGTTCGGGCTCGGCCACCGCCGCTTCCTGCATCTCGCCGCCGACGTCGCCTCGTGGACCTTCGAGGTACGCGCGCGTGAGCTCGCGCAGCGCGTGGGCGCCGTCCCCGGCACGGACCTGAGCACCGTCCGCGCCCCCATCTCCATCGACGGCGCCCGGGCCGCCACGGAGGCCGCGCTCGCCGCGCCCGGCCCCCGGCCCACCGCCGTCGTCTGTGACGACGACAAGCTGGCCGCGGGCGCCTACAAGGCGCTGCGCCGCCTCGGCCTGCGCGTCCCCGACGACATCTCGGTCACCGGCCTCGACGACCTCGCCCTCGCCACCGCCATCGATCCCGAGCTGACGACCGTGCGTCTGGACGCCGAGCTGTTCGGCGAGCGCGGCATGGAGGCGCTCCTCGCGGTCCTGGAGGGCCGTGAGCCCGAGGGCGGCGACATCCCGGTCGAACTGGTCGTACGGGGCTCGACGGCGCCGCCACGGCGGCTCTGAGAGCCCCGGCCGCGGACACGGCCGCGCCCCGACCGGTGGGAACCGGCCGGGGCGCGGGGTCGTACAGGGAGGGACGGTGCCCGGTTACTTCTCCTCCGGGCCCTCGTCGTCCTCGGCGGTGTCGGCCTCCGTGGCCGCGGTGCCGTCGCCCGCCAGCAGACGGGACAGCTGGCGGCCCACGATCCGCTTGAACTTGCGCTTCTGCGGGCGCGTGCGGTCCAGCACCGCGACCTCGAGCCGCTCCGCGGGAATCTCCCGCTCACTGCCGTTCGCGTCCCGGGACAGCGCCTGCACCGCCAGCTTCAGCGCCTCCGCCAGCGTCATGCCTTCGCGGTGCCGCTGGTCCAGGAAGCTGTTGATCTGCTCCGCGTTGCCGCCCACCGCGACCGAGCCGTGCTCATCCACGATCGACCCGTCGTGCGGCAGCCGGTAGATCTGGTCGCCCTCCGGCGTCTCACCGACCTCCGCCACGACCAGCTCCACCTCGTACGGCTTCTCGGCCGCGCTGGAGAAGATCGTGCCCAGCGTCTGGGCGTACACGTTGGCCAGACCGCGGGCCGTCACGTCGTCGCGGTCGTAGGTGTAGCCGCGCAGATCCGCGTACCGCACGCCGCCGATGCGCAGGTTCTCGTACTCGTTGTACTTGCCGGCGGCCGCGAAACCGATCCGGTCGTAGATCTCGCTGAACTTGTGCAGCGCGCGGGACGGGTTCTCACCGACGAACACAATGCCGTCGGAGTACTGCAGCACGACCAGGCTGCGGCCACGCGCGATGCCCTTGCGGGCGTACTCCGCCCGGTCGGCCATGGCCTGCTGAGGTGAGACGTAGAACGGCGTCGACACCGGTTATCCGTCCCTTTCTGTCGGAGTCAGAGGATCACCTTGATAAGACCGGCCGCGCGGTTACAGCAGCGCCGCCCGCGGACCGTCGGGCTGCGCGAGGCGCCGCTCCAGCACCGAGCGGGCGATCTCGGCCGACTCCTCCTCGCTGAGCCGGCGGAAACCGTCCTCGGTGATCACGGTGACGATCGGATAGATCCGGCGCGCGACGTCGGGACCGCCGGTCGCCGAGTCGTCGTCCGCCGCGTCGTACAGGGCCTGGACGACCAGCGTGGTGGCCTCGTCCTCGGACAGGTCGTCCCGGAACAGCTTCTTCATCGAACCGCGCGCGAAGACCGAACCGGAGCCGGTGGCGGCGTAGCCGTGCTCCTCGGAGCGGCCGCCGGTGACGTCGTAGGAGAAGATCCGGCCCCGGTCGCGGCCGACGTCGTAGCCCGCGAAGAGCGGGACCACGGCCAGGCCCTGCATGGCCATGCCCAGGTTGGAACGGATCATGGTCGACAGCCGGTTGGCCTTGCCCTCCAGCGACAGCTGGGCGCCCTCGACCTTCTCGAAGTGCTCCAGCTCCAGCTGGAAGAGCTTGACCATCTCCACGGCCAGACCGGCGGTGCCGGCGATGCCGACGGCCGAGTACTCGTCCGCCGGGAAGACCTTCTCGATGTCCCGCTGCGCGATGACGTTGCCCATCGTCGCCCGCCGGTCACCGGCGAGCACCACGCCCCCGGGGAAGCTCGCGGCCACGATCGTGGTGCCGTGCGGCGCCTCGATCACACCTTGCGTGGGCGGCAGCTGACGCTTCCCGGGCAGCATCTCTGGCTGCTGCTCGGCAAGAAAGTCCATGAACGAGGACGACCCGGGCGTCAGGAAGGCAGCTGGTAGACGCCCGGTGCCATGAGTGTTGGCTTCCACGAGATTCCTTCCGGATAGGCGGCGGCCCGGCGTGCGGCGTCGGGGTCCGGCCCCCTGGGTGCCGCTCGCCGAATTGCGGATGAAGCACGGTACGCCACGGACCCTACCCGTCTCGCGGCCGTGATCCACGTGAACAGCCATGGGGCTTCATGCGTCGCCCTGCCGAGCGCGGAGACTGCTCGCGGTGTGCACAGCTTCCACCGCGAGCAGCCCTCCGGAACCGCTCACCGGCCGACCCGAACCCCCGAAGCCTTCGATCCGAAGGCTACTGGCCGCCCTTTTGAACAAAGGAACGAACGAAATCCTCGGCGTTGGACTCGAGGACGTCGTCGATCTCGTCGAGGACGTCGTCCACATCGTCGCTCAGCTTCTCGTGACGCTCCTTGAGTTCGTCCGAAGCCTGTGCGTCCTGCGCCTGCTCCTCGACCTCCTCGGTGGAGCGCGTCGCCTTCTGCTGGCCGCCGCCGGTGTCCTTGGTCGCCATATCCCTCACCCCGCTCAGTTCGCCCGACATGGGTCGGCAGGTCGGCAATCCCGCCGAATGGTGATGATCAGACCCTACAAGCCGGGTCCGACATCGGCCCCGCAGTTTCTCCAACGTACGGGGACCACCTCGATGATTCCCTGCCGCGGGGGTTTCCACCCCGCCCGGCCGGCGCGTGTGCCCGGGTCAGTCTCCGGAGAGGACCCTGACCAGGTCTTCCGCCGTGCGGCAGCGGTCCAGGAGTTCCTTGACGTGATTTCGCGTTCCGCGTAGCGGTTCGAGGGTCGGGACCCGCTGGAGCGAGTCCCGGCCCGGGAGGTCGAAGATGACCGAGTCCCAGGAGGCGGCCGCGACATCGTCCGCGTACTGCTCCAGGCAGCGCCCGCGGAAGTACGCCCGGGTGTCCTCCGGCGGCTTCGTACGGGCCCGCTCGACCTCGGCCTCGTCCAGCAGGCGCTTCATGCGCCCACGGGCCACCAGACGGTTGTACAGGCCCTTCTCGGCGCGTACGTCGGCGTACTGGAGGTCGACCAGGTGCAGCCGGGCGGCGTCCCAGCCGAGGTCGTCGCGGCGGCGGTAGCCCTCCATGAGCTCGCGCTTGGCGACCCAGTCCAGCTCGCCGGCGAGGCTCATCGGATTGTTCTCGAGTCGGTTGAGGGTGTCCTCCCAGCGGGACAGGACGTCCTTGGTCTGGTCGTCGGCGTCCGCCCCGTACCGCTCCTCGACGTACTTGCGCGCGAGCTCGTAGTACTCCATCTGGAGCTGTACCGCGGTGAGGGTCCGGCCGCTGCGGAGGGTGACCAGCCTCTGCAGCGTGGGGTCGTGGGAGACCTGGTGGAGGGTGCGAACGGGCTGGTCCACCGCCAGGTCGACGGCGAT includes the following:
- a CDS encoding MFS transporter; the protein is MAAGYLEILKARHAARLLTGTLVGRLPNATAAIALMLFVRAEGGTYALAGALAAVYGIANAAGQPVLGRLVDMYGQPRVQLPAAVLSALAMTVFAFSGTDPLPLAYAAVAVAGLFTPPLEGGLRALWPSVLRREDQVHTAYAMDAIAQEVMFTVGPLLVTLCVSLWSERAALLILQLLGVLGALSVVVSPPSRAWRSAPREAHWLGALRSPGLLVLLASFLFVGVALGSITVASVPYADSHGGGLVYGWLMAALGLGALVGGTVYGARQWSGAPERRLRALVGLLAVFYLPLPLMPGAVAMVLLTALSGVFLAPCIACAFVIVDRHAPKGTVTEAFSWLVTTFTVGTSAGAAVAGPVVEAGGALWGFAVPAVAGAVSLLVLLGTGRVLAAPAAGAVVAASSENDPNRAVEPRFSSGDRA
- a CDS encoding LacI family DNA-binding transcriptional regulator, whose protein sequence is MARSTTRPTSRDVAQAAGVSQAAVSLVLGDKWRGRVAETTAQRVRQAAQDLGYRPNLAARNLRLGHTRTVLLVVPALTTEFFAGVYTGAARVAGRHGFGVVLYPSPAGVGPARSPFGSAQAALDGVIASSMAADALTAIRGDQLPLVMLDSDPAGSLGAATVNLDIADGVRQVAGHLFGLGHRRFLHLAADVASWTFEVRARELAQRVGAVPGTDLSTVRAPISIDGARAATEAALAAPGPRPTAVVCDDDKLAAGAYKALRRLGLRVPDDISVTGLDDLALATAIDPELTTVRLDAELFGERGMEALLAVLEGREPEGGDIPVELVVRGSTAPPRRL
- the prcA gene encoding proteasome subunit alpha — its product is MSTPFYVSPQQAMADRAEYARKGIARGRSLVVLQYSDGIVFVGENPSRALHKFSEIYDRIGFAAAGKYNEYENLRIGGVRYADLRGYTYDRDDVTARGLANVYAQTLGTIFSSAAEKPYEVELVVAEVGETPEGDQIYRLPHDGSIVDEHGSVAVGGNAEQINSFLDQRHREGMTLAEALKLAVQALSRDANGSEREIPAERLEVAVLDRTRPQKRKFKRIVGRQLSRLLAGDGTAATEADTAEDDEGPEEK
- the prcB gene encoding proteasome subunit beta, with translation MEANTHGTGRLPAAFLTPGSSSFMDFLAEQQPEMLPGKRQLPPTQGVIEAPHGTTIVAASFPGGVVLAGDRRATMGNVIAQRDIEKVFPADEYSAVGIAGTAGLAVEMVKLFQLELEHFEKVEGAQLSLEGKANRLSTMIRSNLGMAMQGLAVVPLFAGYDVGRDRGRIFSYDVTGGRSEEHGYAATGSGSVFARGSMKKLFRDDLSEDEATTLVVQALYDAADDDSATGGPDVARRIYPIVTVITEDGFRRLSEEESAEIARSVLERRLAQPDGPRAALL
- a CDS encoding ubiquitin-like protein Pup → MATKDTGGGQQKATRSTEEVEEQAQDAQASDELKERHEKLSDDVDDVLDEIDDVLESNAEDFVRSFVQKGGQ